The proteins below come from a single Pelagibaculum spongiae genomic window:
- a CDS encoding thioesterase family protein, which translates to MTHTLEQVLDNLALSFTETIPFHQLIGLRVNHLDANSIEMELPMSDKLIGNYTMGILHGGVTASVLDVTGGLLGMAHDMGRMVNEEGTVNEEHLMRLAKFATIDMRVDYLRPGRGEKFIATAKVIRAGSKLVVCRMEMKNEKEQLIATGTASYIIGEAG; encoded by the coding sequence ATGACACACACCCTTGAGCAGGTTTTGGACAATCTTGCGCTGAGCTTCACCGAAACTATCCCATTTCATCAATTGATCGGGCTAAGGGTCAATCATCTGGATGCCAATAGCATTGAAATGGAGCTGCCAATGAGCGACAAGCTGATTGGTAACTATACCATGGGGATATTGCATGGCGGAGTGACTGCATCTGTATTAGATGTCACAGGTGGTTTATTGGGCATGGCTCATGACATGGGACGAATGGTTAATGAAGAAGGTACAGTCAATGAAGAGCATTTAATGCGACTGGCAAAATTTGCCACGATTGATATGCGAGTGGATTACCTTCGCCCGGGTCGCGGTGAGAAATTCATAGCAACAGCTAAAGTAATTCGAGCTGGTAGTAAACTGGTAGTCTGCCGTATGGAAATGAAAAACGAAAAAGAGCAGCTAATTGCAACGGGTACTGCTAGTTATATTATTGGTGAGGCAGGGTAA
- a CDS encoding hydantoinase B/oxoprolinase family protein — MNNNIQSAKSAQPLIEISIDRGGTFTDVYARMGHQEQVFKLLSEDPDNYPDAPSEGIRRTLQNFGLAASALENIKSIRMGTTVATNALLERKGQRCALLTTAGLEDVLSIASQARPDIFALDIQLPSNLFDAVFAIDERILASNDGEQTRYLVEKAADQQQIIQQLTKIKQAGFESIAVLFMHAHAYSDHELLVGKIAKKMGFSQISLSHQVLPVRKLLPRGNTTVMDAYLTPVTHQYLQGFAKSLGQVEAPLWLMQSDGGLTAAKDFGGAGAVLSGPAGGVVGYASLYAAQIVKKPLIGFDMGGTSTDVSRFDGHFEISFENEIAGIATAAPRLDIKTVAAGGGSRLFYRNGLLHTGPESAGAHPGPVCYRKNGYLTVTDANLVLGRIQADFFPAIFGENENLPLDVKSSRVAFKQLLKQVNLDLIDKGLAEKTIEQLASDFLDIANENMAAPVREVSVAQGYDVRQHLLAAFGGAGPQHAVAVASKLGINQVVVHRFGGVLSAVGLSFAEVSRRYLTPMGGLLNDDYVKTIIAAFSTMQQQANREMQQISAEVERLEYSLSIRLQGSVTTLEVIGQLDWSVMQWQQSFTQLHQQRFGHVDPSRPLEVEEARLLATSGGKSQQLEPIVSGNHQAKAEVQSCFSGDWFDTPVYDLDNLIIDQVITGPALVMIGTATVVIEPGCNAKRKNDGHLWIDINLQNKQSIKQLDKQSSLQEITLDPAQLSIFQHRFSSIANQMGEMLRRTSVSVNIRERLDFSCALFDRKGSLVANAPHVPVHLGAMSSCVKAVIKQLGDQLKADDCVLVNDPCFGGSHLPDLTTVTPVFIDNELSFFTASRGHHADIGGIVPGSMPAFSTSIDQEGARFEPVRIIKQGVFDQQTFVSILKKSGARKIAENISDLQAQAAADRKGSQLIQQLMKEQGELTVLSAMAQIQKISQQAVENFLKPWLGKKIAAKDFLDDDSEISVEIEVYLAPDKQPRARFDFSGSSDQQAGNQNTPQAVTRSAVMYVLRVLCQQSLPLNEGFLAPLELCFRENSILSPGAGAAVAGGNVTTSQRIVDVLFQAFNAAADSCGCMNNLAFGNADFGYYETLGGGSGASENQAGADGVHTHMTNTRLADPEVLERRCPVILRQFGYRKHSGGQGVHKGGDGLTRTLEFTQPVHASLMTERRDIAPHGLVGGSDGLPGVNWKIIDGIKESLSGRCSVDLQVGESLQINTPGGGGWGKL, encoded by the coding sequence ATGAATAACAATATCCAAAGTGCCAAGAGCGCCCAACCATTAATTGAAATCTCCATCGACCGTGGCGGCACCTTTACTGATGTTTATGCTCGGATGGGGCATCAGGAACAGGTTTTCAAATTACTTTCTGAAGATCCCGATAACTATCCAGATGCACCTTCAGAAGGGATTCGGCGCACTTTACAAAATTTTGGATTGGCTGCAAGTGCGTTAGAAAATATCAAAAGCATTCGCATGGGAACCACCGTTGCCACCAATGCACTGCTGGAGCGAAAAGGTCAGCGCTGTGCGTTATTGACCACTGCTGGGTTAGAAGATGTTTTATCGATCGCCAGTCAGGCTCGGCCGGATATTTTTGCTTTAGATATTCAGCTACCGAGTAACTTGTTTGATGCAGTATTTGCAATTGATGAGCGGATACTGGCCAGCAATGATGGTGAGCAAACGCGTTATCTGGTTGAGAAAGCAGCAGATCAACAGCAAATTATTCAACAGTTAACCAAAATTAAACAGGCCGGTTTTGAAAGCATCGCAGTGCTATTTATGCATGCTCATGCCTACAGTGACCATGAATTATTAGTGGGAAAAATTGCCAAGAAAATGGGTTTTTCTCAAATCAGCTTGTCTCATCAAGTGTTGCCAGTTCGCAAGTTGTTGCCACGAGGCAATACCACGGTGATGGATGCTTATCTAACCCCAGTCACACATCAATACTTACAAGGATTTGCCAAAAGCCTTGGCCAAGTTGAAGCACCGCTTTGGTTAATGCAATCGGATGGTGGTTTAACTGCAGCGAAAGATTTTGGTGGGGCCGGGGCGGTATTGTCAGGCCCAGCAGGTGGCGTGGTTGGTTACGCATCATTGTACGCAGCTCAAATTGTTAAAAAACCGTTAATAGGTTTTGATATGGGCGGCACCAGTACTGACGTTTCTCGTTTTGATGGCCATTTTGAAATCAGCTTTGAAAATGAAATTGCTGGTATCGCAACGGCTGCACCAAGGCTGGATATAAAAACGGTTGCTGCAGGTGGTGGTTCACGCCTTTTTTATCGTAATGGCCTGCTACACACCGGCCCAGAAAGTGCAGGTGCCCACCCAGGACCGGTGTGTTATCGCAAAAATGGTTATTTAACGGTGACTGATGCCAACCTAGTGTTGGGTAGAATTCAAGCTGATTTCTTCCCTGCTATTTTTGGTGAAAATGAAAACTTACCATTAGATGTAAAAAGTAGTCGTGTTGCATTTAAGCAATTACTAAAACAAGTCAACCTAGATCTAATCGATAAAGGTCTGGCTGAAAAAACGATCGAGCAACTTGCTAGTGATTTTTTAGATATTGCCAACGAAAATATGGCAGCTCCAGTGCGCGAAGTGTCGGTGGCGCAAGGTTATGATGTTCGACAGCATTTATTAGCAGCCTTTGGTGGTGCTGGCCCACAGCATGCAGTAGCCGTTGCAAGCAAGTTGGGAATTAATCAGGTTGTGGTACATAGATTCGGTGGCGTTTTATCGGCAGTTGGGCTTTCATTTGCAGAAGTATCTCGCCGTTATTTAACCCCTATGGGCGGTTTGCTGAATGATGATTATGTGAAAACAATTATTGCTGCATTTTCTACCATGCAGCAGCAAGCAAATAGAGAAATGCAGCAAATTTCGGCTGAAGTTGAACGGCTGGAATATTCATTAAGTATTCGTTTGCAAGGTTCAGTTACCACGCTAGAAGTGATTGGCCAATTAGATTGGTCGGTCATGCAATGGCAACAATCTTTTACACAGCTTCATCAGCAAAGGTTTGGTCATGTTGACCCTTCACGGCCGCTGGAAGTTGAAGAAGCCCGGTTGTTAGCAACATCAGGCGGAAAGTCTCAGCAGCTTGAGCCGATTGTTTCAGGTAATCATCAAGCTAAAGCTGAAGTGCAGAGTTGCTTCAGCGGCGACTGGTTTGATACGCCAGTTTATGATTTAGATAATTTAATTATCGACCAAGTTATTACTGGCCCAGCATTGGTGATGATTGGCACTGCAACAGTGGTAATTGAACCGGGCTGTAATGCGAAAAGAAAAAATGACGGCCATTTGTGGATCGATATTAATTTACAAAACAAACAATCGATTAAGCAATTAGATAAACAATCTAGTCTGCAAGAAATCACTCTAGATCCTGCTCAGCTATCTATTTTTCAACATCGCTTTAGCTCGATTGCCAATCAAATGGGTGAGATGCTTCGACGCACATCCGTTTCGGTTAATATCCGAGAACGGTTAGATTTTTCCTGTGCATTATTCGATAGGAAAGGCAGCTTAGTGGCCAATGCACCGCATGTGCCGGTGCATTTAGGTGCAATGTCTAGTTGCGTTAAAGCGGTTATTAAACAGCTTGGTGATCAATTAAAAGCAGATGACTGTGTGCTGGTGAATGATCCGTGCTTTGGTGGATCGCATTTGCCAGATTTAACCACAGTAACCCCTGTTTTTATTGACAACGAATTATCATTTTTTACTGCAAGCCGAGGCCACCATGCAGATATTGGCGGCATAGTGCCCGGTTCAATGCCGGCATTTTCGACATCGATTGATCAAGAAGGTGCGAGATTTGAGCCAGTAAGAATTATCAAACAGGGTGTATTTGACCAGCAGACATTTGTATCAATATTGAAAAAAAGTGGTGCCAGAAAAATTGCTGAAAACATCTCAGATTTACAAGCTCAAGCTGCAGCAGACCGAAAAGGTAGTCAATTAATTCAGCAATTAATGAAAGAGCAGGGTGAATTGACAGTGCTATCGGCGATGGCGCAAATTCAGAAAATTAGCCAGCAAGCAGTTGAAAACTTTTTAAAGCCTTGGTTAGGTAAAAAGATCGCGGCGAAAGATTTTCTTGATGACGATTCTGAGATATCAGTTGAAATTGAAGTTTATCTGGCACCAGATAAGCAGCCAAGAGCGCGCTTTGATTTTTCAGGATCTAGCGATCAACAAGCTGGAAATCAGAATACTCCCCAGGCGGTCACTCGCTCGGCGGTAATGTATGTATTACGAGTGTTATGCCAGCAAAGCCTGCCATTAAATGAAGGCTTTCTAGCACCACTGGAATTATGTTTCAGGGAAAATAGCATTCTATCCCCCGGTGCTGGAGCGGCAGTGGCCGGTGGTAATGTCACCACATCACAACGCATTGTTGATGTGTTATTTCAAGCGTTTAATGCCGCAGCGGATAGCTGCGGTTGTATGAATAATTTGGCTTTTGGTAATGCAGATTTTGGTTATTATGAAACGCTCGGCGGCGGTTCGGGTGCCAGTGAAAATCAAGCAGGTGCTGATGGTGTTCATACTCATATGACCAATACTCGCTTGGCCGACCCTGAAGTACTTGAAAGGCGCTGTCCGGTTATTTTGCGTCAGTTTGGCTATCGCAAACATTCAGGCGGTCAAGGTGTTCATAAAGGTGGTGATGGCTTAACGCGCACATTAGAGTTTACCCAGCCAGTACATGCTAGTTTGATGACAGAGCGGCGAGATATCGCACCACATGGTTTAGTAGGTGGCAGCGACGGTTTACCGGGAGTTAACTGGAAAATTATCGATGGAATAAAAGAATCTTTATCAGGCCGATGCTCTGTAGATTTACAAGTTGGGGAAAGTTTGCAAATCAATACACCGGGAGGCGGTGGTTGGGGTAAGCTTTAA
- a CDS encoding aldehyde dehydrogenase: MTHSNTFQDWKTKALKIQPLGLAYINGQYQPAISNQKFDAFSPRDGQKLAEITSCQTEDVNLAVNAARQAFKNGIWSRTSAKQRKQVLLKFADLIEQHSQELALLESLEMGMTISDSVNMNLPGAIECMRWFAELADKRYDEIAPTSPNAITRIHRVPVGVVAAIVPWNYPLMMACWKIAPALATGNSVILKPAEQSSLTAIKLGELSKLAGIPDGVFNVLPGPGHITGKALGLHMDVDAIAFTGSTDVGKLFMQYSGQSNLKRISLECGGKTPNIVLADCDNLDAAADAIVLGAFGNQGQICNAGSRLIVERSIRDQLIEKILAKAKTEKPGDPLDPQSKLGPLVDESQLSRVIGYIDVGKQQGATLLCGGERITPVDGGSYLQPAIFDQVSPEMSIAKEEIFGPVLSVITVDNIDQAIEVANNTIYGLGAAVWTINLKKMERVAAEVQAGVIWVNSHDHGDISSPVGGFKQSGFGRDKSIHAMEKYTEYKTVWINLAD, from the coding sequence ATGACTCATAGCAATACTTTTCAAGACTGGAAAACCAAAGCCTTAAAGATTCAACCGCTTGGTCTGGCTTATATTAATGGTCAATATCAGCCTGCAATATCCAACCAAAAATTTGATGCTTTTTCACCGCGAGACGGACAAAAACTGGCTGAAATTACTAGCTGCCAAACTGAAGATGTTAATTTAGCAGTAAATGCTGCACGACAAGCTTTTAAAAATGGTATTTGGTCAAGAACCAGCGCTAAACAACGCAAGCAAGTGTTATTAAAATTTGCTGATTTAATTGAGCAGCATTCACAGGAATTGGCACTGCTGGAAAGTCTCGAAATGGGCATGACGATTAGCGACAGCGTCAATATGAACTTGCCGGGTGCTATTGAATGTATGCGCTGGTTTGCTGAGTTAGCAGACAAACGTTATGACGAAATCGCACCGACTTCGCCCAATGCAATCACTCGAATTCACCGGGTTCCAGTTGGAGTAGTCGCTGCCATTGTACCTTGGAACTACCCGTTGATGATGGCTTGCTGGAAAATTGCCCCAGCATTAGCCACCGGTAATTCGGTAATCCTAAAGCCTGCGGAACAATCTTCTTTAACTGCGATTAAGTTAGGTGAGTTATCCAAGTTAGCCGGTATCCCAGATGGCGTTTTCAACGTATTGCCCGGCCCAGGTCATATCACCGGTAAAGCGCTGGGGCTGCACATGGATGTCGATGCCATTGCATTTACCGGCTCAACCGATGTCGGCAAACTGTTTATGCAATATTCAGGGCAATCTAACCTGAAACGAATCAGTCTGGAATGCGGCGGAAAAACTCCGAATATCGTGTTAGCCGATTGCGACAACTTGGATGCTGCAGCCGATGCAATTGTATTAGGTGCTTTTGGTAATCAGGGGCAAATTTGTAATGCTGGATCACGATTAATTGTTGAACGTTCGATTCGTGATCAATTAATTGAAAAAATACTAGCAAAAGCCAAAACTGAAAAGCCCGGCGATCCGTTAGACCCACAAAGCAAGCTGGGGCCATTGGTTGATGAAAGTCAGCTGTCTAGAGTAATCGGTTATATCGATGTTGGAAAACAGCAAGGCGCAACACTATTATGTGGCGGCGAACGTATCACTCCAGTCGATGGTGGCAGTTATTTACAGCCGGCTATTTTTGACCAAGTATCTCCTGAAATGAGCATTGCTAAAGAAGAAATTTTTGGCCCGGTACTTTCGGTAATTACTGTTGATAATATCGACCAAGCAATCGAAGTGGCCAACAATACTATTTACGGTTTAGGCGCTGCAGTTTGGACTATCAATTTAAAGAAGATGGAACGAGTTGCCGCCGAAGTACAAGCCGGTGTGATTTGGGTGAATAGCCATGACCATGGCGACATCAGCTCTCCGGTTGGTGGTTTTAAACAGTCTGGTTTTGGTCGCGATAAATCAATTCATGCAATGGAAAAATACACCGAATATAAAACGGTATGGATTAATTTGGCGGATTAA
- a CDS encoding glutathione S-transferase family protein has translation MELFSLPVSSYSAKVRIALELKGIDYQASPPPGGYSTPEYMQYVPLGTIPAIQIEDQYISESDVIMEYLEDKFPQNSLLGSDPHKRALHRFLARYHDIWLEPHLRRTFAHCDPATRVQSELDDHLDKFEQRLQKLEELFEPTPFMVDETIGYADCAFPATIVLAEILFPLFGREVVLGPKVSRWYEATMANPVVKKITDESRQATLEWMNSGGG, from the coding sequence ATGGAATTATTCTCTCTACCGGTCAGTAGTTACAGTGCCAAAGTGCGTATTGCACTGGAGCTGAAAGGGATTGACTATCAGGCCAGCCCACCTCCAGGTGGCTATAGCACGCCTGAATATATGCAATATGTCCCTTTGGGTACAATTCCGGCGATTCAAATTGAAGACCAATATATTTCAGAATCTGATGTGATTATGGAATATCTTGAAGACAAGTTTCCGCAAAACAGCTTGTTGGGTAGTGATCCGCATAAAAGAGCATTGCATCGTTTTTTAGCGCGTTATCATGATATTTGGTTAGAACCTCATTTACGTCGAACTTTTGCCCATTGTGATCCGGCAACCAGAGTGCAATCTGAACTCGATGATCACTTAGATAAATTTGAGCAGCGCTTGCAAAAGCTGGAAGAGTTATTTGAGCCAACGCCGTTCATGGTTGACGAAACGATTGGCTACGCAGACTGTGCCTTTCCTGCGACTATCGTTTTAGCTGAAATATTATTTCCATTGTTTGGCCGCGAAGTAGTATTGGGGCCGAAGGTTTCTCGTTGGTATGAAGCGACAATGGCAAACCCGGTGGTAAAAAAAATCACCGATGAGAGCCGACAAGCAACATTGGAGTGGATGAATTCAGGTGGCGGTTAA
- the ggt gene encoding gamma-glutamyltransferase: MKKMIFPSLLAALLLIGNSAAIAQEARDPEAATGTAQTGQQIIGNKQMVATANPYASKAGFEILQAGGSAIDAAIAVQMVLTMVEPQSSGIGGGSFMLHWQQDGQQLTTWDGRETAPMAATSELFIKPNGDPMSWWLALAGGRSVGVPGVLRMLEQAHKKHGKLPWERLFQPAIRVAENGFIVSDRLNQLLVKRFNPAMGRYDAAWDYFFPNGQAITPGTVLKNPPLANTFKRIALLGADAFYRGDIAVDIVKTVHDAKDNPGVLTESDLANYQAKERPAVCGYYRSYKVCGMGMPSSGGATVLQTLKLLERFPLDKTQPLDPQAVHLISQASKLAFADRNRYMADSDFVSVPVEGLLDDDYINHRSRLIQTTQDMGKAKAGRPAGASMDKMTGKTPSQPSTSHFSIVDADGNSVSMTTSIEMAFGSTLMVRGFLLNNQLTDFSFLAEKNGLRVANRVQPGKRPRSSMSPMMVFDKDGQLMMVIGSPGGSRIIGYVLKTIIGVIDWNLDIQQAINLPHFINRNGGTDLEAGTVAEQLKPTLERLGHKVKIRDLNSGLHGIIIKNNRLHGGADMRREGMVLAE; this comes from the coding sequence ATGAAAAAAATGATATTCCCTTCACTTCTCGCTGCATTACTACTGATTGGTAATAGCGCGGCTATAGCCCAAGAAGCGCGCGACCCTGAAGCCGCAACTGGAACAGCTCAAACTGGGCAGCAGATTATCGGCAACAAGCAAATGGTCGCTACGGCTAATCCATATGCAAGCAAGGCTGGCTTTGAAATACTCCAGGCGGGTGGCAGTGCAATTGATGCTGCTATTGCTGTACAAATGGTTTTAACCATGGTCGAGCCACAATCATCAGGCATTGGTGGCGGTTCATTTATGCTGCACTGGCAACAAGATGGCCAGCAACTAACCACTTGGGATGGTCGTGAAACTGCGCCTATGGCCGCAACTTCTGAGCTATTTATTAAGCCCAATGGCGACCCTATGAGCTGGTGGCTTGCCTTAGCTGGTGGTCGCTCAGTTGGTGTTCCGGGTGTGCTTCGTATGTTGGAACAAGCCCATAAAAAGCACGGTAAATTACCTTGGGAACGACTGTTTCAACCAGCCATTCGAGTTGCTGAGAATGGTTTTATCGTCTCAGATCGCTTGAATCAGCTATTAGTAAAACGATTTAACCCAGCAATGGGGCGTTATGATGCCGCTTGGGATTACTTTTTCCCCAACGGCCAAGCAATCACTCCTGGCACTGTTTTGAAAAACCCACCGCTAGCCAACACTTTTAAGCGAATTGCTTTATTAGGTGCCGACGCATTTTATCGCGGAGATATTGCGGTTGATATTGTAAAAACGGTGCATGACGCAAAAGATAACCCCGGTGTTTTAACCGAATCTGATCTTGCCAACTATCAGGCTAAAGAGCGGCCTGCAGTTTGTGGTTATTATCGTAGTTATAAAGTATGTGGCATGGGTATGCCTAGCTCGGGCGGTGCAACCGTCTTGCAAACATTAAAGCTGCTTGAACGCTTCCCTCTAGATAAAACTCAACCATTAGATCCACAAGCTGTGCATTTAATTAGCCAAGCTTCCAAATTGGCATTTGCTGATCGCAATCGTTATATGGCCGATAGTGATTTTGTATCTGTGCCAGTGGAAGGCTTATTGGATGATGACTATATCAATCATCGCTCTAGACTGATTCAAACTACCCAAGATATGGGTAAAGCTAAAGCCGGTCGCCCAGCAGGGGCTTCAATGGATAAAATGACCGGCAAAACGCCTTCACAACCTTCTACCAGTCATTTTTCAATTGTCGATGCTGACGGAAATTCTGTGTCGATGACTACTTCAATCGAAATGGCTTTTGGTTCGACTTTGATGGTTCGTGGCTTTTTACTTAACAATCAATTAACTGACTTTTCTTTCTTAGCTGAAAAAAATGGATTACGCGTTGCCAACCGCGTGCAACCAGGCAAACGGCCTCGCAGCTCAATGTCTCCAATGATGGTATTCGACAAAGACGGACAATTAATGATGGTGATTGGCTCACCTGGCGGCAGCCGGATTATTGGCTATGTTTTAAAAACTATTATTGGGGTAATTGACTGGAATCTGGATATTCAACAGGCTATCAACTTACCGCATTTCATTAACCGCAATGGCGGCACTGATCTAGAAGCAGGCACTGTAGCTGAGCAATTAAAGCCGACACTTGAGCGATTAGGACATAAAGTTAAAATTCGCGATTTAAATAGTGGGCTGCATGGCATAATCATTAAAAACAACCGGCTACATGGTGGTGCTGATATGCGCCGTGAAGGCATGGTGTTGGCCGAATAA